Sequence from the Phragmites australis chromosome 6, lpPhrAust1.1, whole genome shotgun sequence genome:
TCCAGGAAGCAGACACGGTGGTGCACGTTGAATGGAATCAGCATTTAGATTCAGTCATACACCGCAACCACTTGCCGATTATTGAATGCccatctaacgtgattatttatCTCATATAAGTTGTTAGTGCAATTAGAAGATTCCCCACTGGACTTTTTAACCTCTTATCTGTCTCATAGATTGTTAATTATTTCTCAAGAACGTGTACCACATCGTGCTCATATTCTCAATCGGAGCAAAGCTCATGCATAATTGCAGATCATGGGAAACCATTGATCTGAGATTGGGAACTCGTCTGCTGTTCTAATGTCATGGCCGTCGGGCACTGGCCGTTGGTGCTTTCTTCAGGGTCGAGGAGCTCGAGGGTGGTGTGCGCCCTGAGCAAGGCGCAGTTGCAGGACGGCTACGTGCCCTACccgtgggagaagaagatgaggcaAGCGCTCCCGATCCCCAACTCCAGCAGCTTCCTCTCCATGCTCATCCTGCCCAAGGCGCTCGACCGCGCCGGCTCCCGCTACAACTCCGTCGAGGACACCCTGGCCCGCGCCAACGCCTGGATCCTCTCGTTGCAGGCGACCGGTGTGCCCATCGTGTTCTTGAACGTTCAGACCGAGGCCCTCCTCACCAAGGTCTGAGGAATCAAACTTGTACAATTGCATCTTATTCTATGCATGCCTTCCCAATGATCTGACGTTCTTATTGCAGATCTCTGGCGAGACGGCCTCCGCGACGGTCAACGCGGGGTCACTGGCCGACCTCCCGAACCTCGCCAACGCCAGCCTTTACGGGTTCGAGGACTATCACGGCGTGGACATCGGCGTGGTGAAGGCGGTGCGCGTTTGGTACACGGCCGCCGCGGGGGAAATGCCGGTGGAGATCACCCTCGAGGAGGGCGACACCAGGCTCGGCTTCGACATTAGCCGCACCGAGGAGGTACGCGAACTTGTCTcacttgctagttgctacatTCTCTCCTCGATTGTGCACGTGTTTGATGTCTCCGACTGAATCTCTTGTGAGCAGGGTTTCATCTACATATCGTCCGTCATGGAGAACGACGGCGACCGCCACGCACCGTCGACGCGGTCCGGGCTCCGGGACCTCTACCGGGAGGCGAAGCGCGCGTCCAAGCTGCTGGTCATCTCTAGGGTATCGGGCCGAAAGGTCCTGCCATGGATGGTGTCGACGTCCGGCGCAATCCGGTGCTTCGACACCGTGTCCCTCAGCCAGAAGCTATCCCTGCACCGGCACGCCCTGCGCCCGATCCTGCTCCACGTGCTCATGTGGAACGGCAACTCCGCGCCGACTCACCCTGGGCGCGAACCCTGCCAGCTGCCGCTGCCGTCGCCGGCGTTTGCCGAGCTGCCGCAGCAGAATTCGTTCGCGTGCGTCGAGCAGCCGGTGCAGACAGGAGAACCCGGGTTCATGCATGAGAGGGACACCGCAGGGGACGCATCCTTCAGGTTCCATAATTTCTCGCTGCCGAACAACTGGGTCTGACGAAAGTACGTTGCACGAGCTTGCACGTCCCAGTGGATCGCTGTACATATGCATAGGCGTGTAGCCTATTGCTTGAAGTGTAATTTTGGTCGATGAACATTCTTATGTTTTAGCTCAACTTTAGACACTACAGTTTGCATTAGGAGAATAACAATTCACAGTGGATTCTAAGGACAGCAGGCGATACCACTGGCACACTCCATGTGCAACAGTGCAAGTTAAagagatatttttttcttttcttttcacaaCTAACAGTGTGGTTTACAAGGGGATATCTATCCATTATTTTAAGGTCATCTTtaacagaaactctaaaaattcaccttctataacactattatagtatctcctatcactattacagcatctcctatcactattacagcatctcctattttttttatctctaacaagCACCCTATTTCCTACATTCTTTtattctcctcctcccctcgaaCCCACGGGTCAGCCTCAATACACAGTGATGCAGGCTGCTGCATTGTACCGCAACTTTGCCGCCGAAAAACACAAGCGGCACTCCTGTAGCATCAGATGCTGCTTCTGTTGGAGTGCTGCAACTGCGCTGCAAACGGCAAAAGCTCAGGTGGCATCCGGCACAGTAGTTTAGAGTCTCGTTTGCCGTTTCTCTTCGAGACGGCCTAACAAGAGAATCGAACGAGCATAGCTTGCATTGACATAAAAGAGTGCAGTGGGAACAACAGAAGCGCTCTCACTATGCCAGCATTCCAAAATGAAGACACAATATAAGTTTGGATAATTTAATTTTGCATTCTGATCATCTGTCAGTAATGAGATATTCTGATTTATCTGCTGCTGCATAAAGCCTAGTTTCCATCCTTTCCTTTCAGATTAATCACTGAAAGCTCCTGTTCAACATAATCCCCACCGCAAATTGACGGATAGGAATGAGCGTTGGGTGTTTCAGCAAAGTTGCCCAGTGGCTTAAGAATTGCATCGGAAGCAATGTGCGAGAATAACTATTTACACAAAAGGACAATGATTTAGTCAATAACACATCACAGCAGAAATACTTGCAACAAACTAGCAATTATTTGAATTCATAGTACTTACTGTTGAAGAAACTCGCCACAGGCCTCTATTTTGTTCTTTTGCTAACGCTATAGCCTCTAATGTTCTCTTGGTTACCACTACCTCATGCATTCCAGCCAAACACTCGCTGCCGGTAAGCCATTCCAGCTATGTAGAAAGAACATCCAATTAGTAAAGAGTTGTACTTCTTATCTTTGTTGACTTATTGCAGGACCAGCTTTCACTTGTTAACCACTTCTGTCCAAGTATTTGATATCACAAAGACGTATATAAAACTAGAGCTCGATCCATATGATGATAACAGCATTGCTTATGAAAACAAGTATTCATATGATGGAACAaaacaaagatgatatcatcgtATTGAAAAGGTTGTCCCCAAATAAATTGCATAAATATATTCTTCAATCAACAATGAGTGCACATCAATTAAAGATAAGTTCAGTAAAAGTGGCCAAGCTAACCTGTTTTCCTGACTGAATGAGAAGGCATCCAACAGGGACCTTCACCTCCATCCTTTTACCATTCCTTAACCAGATATTCAGGCCTGGAAATCTACTTCGGCCATGTATAGTCAAGAAATTAAGATCATAATGGAACCCAGCGAAAACAGTGCCCTCAGAACCATGACGCTGCAGGTCACTTCCAGTTGGTGCTAGgaggtgtggtccctagtgttCACAAGAATAATTGAGCAATCTCTGTGAATACCATCTATAAGACTGCAGTTTAATTGCACAGCTACAGAATAAAAACACTCATACTGCACCTTTTTGAGGGGAGTACAGAGCTAATACTAAATCTTGGAACCTACGAAAGTACTTTCAATTTACTAAGTAAACACAATGATGGGAGTTGGTATTATTTTAAGAACTTGCATTTCAAGTCGATCCACAACTTACAACAGAACAAGAGCGTACAGAGAATTAGAATTTTACCTCCTTCATCAAAAAAGTAAATGCATCCTTTGGCAAGCCAAGTCCAATTGCAGCCATCTCAGCAACAACCTACGTAAATACAGCCGTATGGCACAACCAAGTTATGTATAATACAGCAACACTGTAGATACTGCAGAAAACATTGATTAACTCAGAAAGGTGCCATACATGATATACGTACCTCAGTTGCAGAAATCATTTTAGAACCCCACGAAGCCATCGTCTCTTTCCACTCGGGTAATCCATCAGGGATAACAGGCTCTGAGTTTAGCTCCTAGACAAGGTCACTGACAGCTCATTATCCATAACAGCACAACAAACCACCGAAGATAAGTGACACATGCCATTTTCTTAACTTTGAAATTGCACAGAAAATTTCACATAGGCGAGTATTCGCAGGGCGAGGACCCACTCTCCAACATGTACCTATTTCGGGTCCGGCCCTTTAGGGGTGGCTGGCTGAAACTCTTCGGGCATACTCTTGATCTTCTCCTGCATGTCCTTGTCAACCAGGCTGCGAGGAACCTCCACCCCTTCCGGTGTCACGCCGACCTTTATCATGAACAAACATAAGCAAAAAAACATCGTCACAACGAGCACAGTTCAGCTTTTTATCACACGCACAGTAAGTACAATCCTAGGTTGTATCAGTATTGGATGTCATGGCCATTTTACAATGCAACCAATCATAGTGGTGATCTAGATCCAGCAAAAGTAGTGTTCGTCCCAGAAAAGTGAATTCAGTGCTTAGAGCCGTCCAAACTCCCAAGCCCTCGCCTCCGATCGAATCAAACCTGCACGCCGAATTTGGCTAAGACACAGAAAAGGAACGCGAGGGACCGAGGGGGCGGGTACCTGGTAGTGGAGGTGGGGGCGTTCCTGGAGGCGCTTGGCGTCGTCGGATCGGGCGAAGTAGCGCTCGATGACGTCGAGGAAGCGCTCATTGTCGGCGGCGGAGCAGCACGGGTCCTTCACCAGCAGCGCCCCCGTGTCCCGCAGGGTGGCGCTCACCGTGGCGCACAGCGCGCGCACCTCctcctcggccgccgccgccgccgccgcatagCCGGCGGCGCCGAGGTATGGCGTGAGATCCACCACGGGAAGGTCCATGGTCTGCTGTTTCGCGGCGCGGGAGAGTCGAGTTGAAATCGCAAGAGCATCGAAATGCGAGGGGGGATCAGGGCCCGGACACCCGCGCATCGGTGTGGAAGTGGAAGAGCTAGAGCAATGGTGCGTGAAGTAGTAACCGAGGGGAGGGAGAGTTGGGGCCGGAACGGCAAACCGGGTGCGCACGGAACCGATCTGGATAGAGATTCTCCCGATCCGGCTGGCTGCAGCTGCACGCTGGCATGCACGATTGGAAAGGTTTTTTCGAGGATAGAAAGCGGCAAACTGCCTCCAATTTTTGTGATGAGTTAGCTCGCAACTGCCTCCGTTTTTTTGTGCTCACATGTGCTGGCTTTCCAGATTAACAACTGTTTCGAAAATTGCGTGCTGAattgagaaaaaatatttcatctgatcataaatacatattattttagatattattttagatAAGACATGATTTTCGTGCATAGTTTTGATCAATactttttattagaatatatttatgaaattcattgaatttgtgatattatgaaagcatttttcaACACAAAcctatacatatgattttaaagttttcaaattaaatattttaaaaactattattGATAAAAGTTTTAAAAGATTGaccaatattttttataatgacCAGAGGAGAACGTCGTAGTAAACTTCTAAAAATAAGCATCTACCTAAAATGAGTGGGATGCATATGGTAGCTCACTAGCTATATGTGTATACTTGGTGACAGCGAGCGAAATCTGATGAATTTCAACTTCGCTAGGAGGCAAGCAAGTTTACCACACTTATTTTATGCCAAAACTAAACATGCTCACATTACAATTTCTACAGGGTTGAATTCATGGGTCTACTTGATCAGTTTAGAGAATAAAATGATTTAGCCATGCACGAGTGATTGTAAAAAGAAACGAGAACTTATCCATCCTATCATATCTGCAAGAGCGAAGTTAGAGCTTAGTCCACTCTAGTGCACTACTCAACATACCCTAAATACATCAGTGCACTTGCAAGATCAAAAAGCTAGTGCCGGGTGCACACAcctaggtagtgtttggttcctTGTACTATCCCATGCAAGTACCGATTGGTCCTGGATCGAAGcttatctatgtgtttggttcattGGATTGAACCACGTCGTGCATGATGAGGTCGTCTAGATTTCATGAAtattccttgaagatgttgtATGAGGTGGTGCGGCAGAAGTCGTTGAACCAACTGGTATAGGACATTCTCGTCACCCTACCTCACACTCTTGAGCATCGCTCTCAGCACTACATCGCCGCCCCCTCGCTGCGTTGTTGCTCCCTCACCGCTGCGTTGCAGCTCACCTCCCACGCCGCATGATCCTGGCCTTCGTCCCGCAGGTGCTGCCCATCATGCTCTGTTAGCGGGGTGTTGGTGTTGGTGGATCTGCTGTCGGCGGGTCTGTTAGTGTTGGTGTTGGTATATCTATCGTTGGTGAGTgtgtttgtgttattttttttctattggaTGTTGTTCAGTTTGTGATTAGGTCTTTTGGTTTAGTTCAGTCCATAGTTCTTTGAGTTCACTTCACATAATATGAGAATATATTGCTGCTAGTAACCTTGCATAGAACTATAGATAGTTTTTTAGGAGAATTCTTGCTGAATTGTTCAGGCAATATTTTTGAATTGTGCCCCATATATTTGCTGAATGCTGCAATTACAATCATTGTGTAACATTACATAAGGCAGCTTAAGACTCGACATGTTCTTGAAATTTTACTATTGGATTTTGCATTATTGGTCTTGAATTTTTTGGTGATTTCAGTGTACATTTTGCTGGATGTATTGGATGTATGAAGTGTCATTTGCCCTTACAGTTGGATTCACAATCATGGGTCTTGAAATTTCTAGGAATATTATACATTTGTTGCTGTTGCTTCTTTGTGTTGTCACTTTGTGCCATAGAGACCACCAAGTTTGGTTGCTTAGTGAGTTTGTGTTGTCACTTTGCTGGCGACAAAAGTGAAGGCAACAGAGAAATCAGGGAAACAGATTGTGACAAGATGTAAAAACGGACTGCTAAAAGAATTTAGTGCGGTAAAGTTACCAACGGTAGGGAGAAGATTATCATAGCTATCTAATTCAACTAACCAAATATGATTTTGTATCAACTCGTACAATCCTATATAGAtaaccaaacaaaaatatataacattTTGTATAGACAGCCAAACATTTTATCTGTGTCATCTCATACAATATCGTTACATCCAGGTGAACCATCCCAGATATATTCTAGTTAATGCAAGCAACCAAATACTACTTAAATTATAggtgaaaaaagaaagatacgaacctacaaatattaaaaataaaattggcCCATGATGTCAATGCGCCAGGGTAACCCCATTGGGCTTTGCCCTGCATATCTGTGTGATTGTACCATGGTGAACCAACCATTCTATATAACAACAGCTCAAATATACACCTTTCGGTGTGTTCTTTTAGAATGATTGTTACAAGTAACGTCTCAAACTATACAGGTTAAGCTAAATCTTTCGGCTTTTCTTTCAAAATGATTATTGCAAGTAACATTTTGACCTACACATGTTAAGTGCCTGTTTGGTTAGACATTAGTATTGTCACACCTAAGATTAGGCTTGCCACATGTTCTAAGGTTGTTGTTTGGTTTGCTACTAATCTTAGGTTGTTAAAGATTGttagggtctatttgtttgggtttctgtttttaggtttttctgaaaaattatgtttttgtttctacaatatttttttagctttttaacacataatttttcagaaaagtaTCTCTAAGCGAGCTTATcagttttagttcattttttctaGAATCAGTCTTCTGCCTTCTCCAAAAACCACTCTATAGAACtccgtttgttctggcttttAGCAGCAGCAGAACCTGAACCTGAAGCAAGAAACAATTAGGACCTTAATCAATTTAGGAGGCTCTGCTATAGAAATTTTTGCCACAGTTGTGAAACCGAAAAAACAGCACCACAACACTCTGGCGCGCCACAACACGAAAAAAACTTACACCCTCTCTTCGTTAAAGTCACCCCCTTGACATGAGCCATCATCTTAACTTGGCTCATCTTCTTTTCTACTTTCTTCAAATAGCAATCTCTCATATGGTAACcctctttcttgcacttgaagcaagtgatgagagtcttgatcttcttttgattttgccCCTTGATCTTGACATTATTGGATTTGTTCTTCTTATTAGATTTTGCATCAAGTCCACAATCTTTGTGCGAGCAACAAAGATTAGCAGGCAATTCATCATTAGATATAGAATTGACATTAAATGAATTGTtagaactagcacatgttaaatctatatTATGCAAGAATGTGTGCTAATATCCACATAAGGTTTATATGATTTTATCGTTGTGATAATTACCTCATGATATATTTCTAGCATGGCgtgtgagtccacaagattttcatgagagcacacaagctcatcatgactttcttgcaaagccacatgcttgctagtaagcttttcaacttgaacctttagctcaatattttctttctccaaatatgctacataagaattagagttaatagcacaagcatcatcaatagaAGAAATAGTAGATTTATTCTTAGATAAAacattgcaattaggacatgatatttctaaatccactagaggcatagcatctaatttatcaagcaaagagatatgcttaactttaagatccctaTAAAGATTGGATAAAGAACTATGGGATTCTTGAAGttcttcatatttcacatttaaagcTTTAAATtcctcaattttctcaatgagaaATTTTTCTTGTCTCTCAAGGCTTTCTTCTAAGCCTTCCACGGTGgtcatgagcttgatcattttagatatattctttttgctcaaaagatcaaacccgagctcatcactatcattagcactagaactagcttTAGCATTATTAATCTCACTTACCGATtttcttttaccttttgccataaggtaTAATGGAGAATCGATGTGAGGGGATGAGCATCTTGGAGAGGTGGATACTTCtccacctaggctttgtctctcgtagacttctatttccttcaaaaagttAGTCTCACAAATACTAGTGAAAATAGATGCATCGTTATGAGAATAaggaaccatatcatcatgataaataggtattcttgcactagatgatatgcaagggttaacaacactactagaaatagaaagctcattgcaagtgttgttaagaTCCAAAGGAGGGATTGGATACTCACTTATCACACTCACTATTTTATTAGCTTGCTCGTTATTAAATGTTGATAAAGTGGATAACGGAGTGACTTCCTCTTGGACAAATGAGAAAGTCATTTGGTGCCCcttcatggtgtgatgatgaagtagagcattccaTAAATGACGTCtccggaagaagttcttcttcatcacatttgggcttgtcatatctttctttgagagtagtccaaatgagatgagcgtcctCAAGTGGCATGATAGATTCAACAACATCTATGCTCAAAGCATCAAATAAAACATTagtggcttgagcattgagatatatgcatttatCTTTCTCTTCAAATGACAAGAGATtatcactaggaggagaaatgctcacatctacaactcgctctatttgagggcccatagccctaaagatattaagcatgcgagtactccaatcacaataattagaaccatataaaaggagtggctctacgtgcactaatccactagtcgacatctttactctctaggcgatAAAGCCCGAAAAAAGAGACTTGGCTctcataccaattgaaaggacaatgatgtcacctagaggggggtgaataggcgttttacaaaaattcgtcccttTTTACCgttagcctaaacttgcagcggaatataaactaacgggtttttcacaagtgagaaacctaaatatgctagactcaactagtgcacaatcaccctaaataagtgtggaaattataATCCtaatgtgaaaaaaattactctaatctagcgagagatatttaataaaacttaaattaaaaaaaggctgaaacactgttcatataccTAAAATTActattcaccggatactccggtgaagaccggattctccgggttgtacagttcCGGAAACTCCgttgaagaccggattctccggtttctgtacagaacagagcccgaaattgaataataaagatgagtagagagttctagctccaaccaagtgatgtcgtgtgttcccgaagatgattccaagtagatccacttAGAACCTACACTCGAATACACATAAACAAGTAGatcaagcaatatgcacaaagattgagtaagaactcaaaaagtaaagaaacaagagaggagacacaaaatttgtttcccgaagttcggattcaccatcgtgaatcctacgtcttcgttgaggaagctccaacgagccgggtctctttcaaccgcttttctcgatccactcttgatttcttcccttgcggaggcgaaatcga
This genomic interval carries:
- the LOC133921368 gene encoding uncharacterized protein LOC133921368; protein product: MPMESGRRQGVVVAIECVAGGSRAEEWGPGSSETVQTGDVVEELLIGVGGRGGPAAHASPFKGGRAALQKLLHAAYKRGDTSVEVRVRRPAQGQQIVAADEELLAAALTTARMQACIVPQEAAVGGIGRSRQYVLRSIRDPNYAVGLVDRMESECIAIRGSRSSRVVCALSKAQLQDGYVPYPWEKKMRQALPIPNSSSFLSMLILPKALDRAGSRYNSVEDTLARANAWILSLQATGVPIVFLNVQTEALLTKISGETASATVNAGSLADLPNLANASLYGFEDYHGVDIGVVKAVRVWYTAAAGEMPVEITLEEGDTRLGFDISRTEEGFIYISSVMENDGDRHAPSTRSGLRDLYREAKRASKLLVISRVSGRKVLPWMVSTSGAIRCFDTVSLSQKLSLHRHALRPILLHVLMWNGNSAPTHPGREPCQLPLPSPAFAELPQQNSFACVEQPVQTGEPGFMHERDTAGDASFRFHNFSLPNNWV
- the LOC133921369 gene encoding uncharacterized protein LOC133921369; translation: MRGCPGPDPPSHFDALAISTRLSRAAKQQTMDLPVVDLTPYLGAAGYAAAAAAAEEEVRALCATVSATLRDTGALLVKDPCCSAADNERFLDVIERYFARSDDAKRLQERPHLHYQELNSEPVIPDGLPEWKETMASWGSKMISATEVVAEMAAIGLGLPKDAFTFLMKEGPHLLAPTGSDLQRHGSEGTVFAGFHYDLNFLTIHGRSRFPGLNIWLRNGKRMEVKVPVGCLLIQSGKQLEWLTGSECLAGMHEVVVTKRTLEAIALAKEQNRGLWRVSSTLFSHIASDAILKPLGNFAETPNAHSYPSICGGDYVEQELSVINLKGKDGN